The following coding sequences are from one Paramormyrops kingsleyae isolate MSU_618 chromosome 21, PKINGS_0.4, whole genome shotgun sequence window:
- the LOC111836634 gene encoding zinc finger and BTB domain-containing protein 38-like isoform X4 gives MITMALVSQSMAGLMDSTHSQCLLSSLSEQRTRGLFCDITIVVEDVKFKAHRNVLAASSGYFQNAFASTKALGPATQVFELLDLKSEVFASILNFIYSSTVAPLDNEGFQSLVAAGKRLGIPFLEKLRVQESSSSTGPTRATSPMWTQPPPGPHMMKQEVLDSGSGPRITNAFSITEGGAGSNPISSLQIKNDGKRQSGHSTARCLNMTVPQSGSLQILVDHSYALSPVRRLAPHSQPSGVKEGQKAMELSSPPASQRCSVPICSRNVAEKATGISVPASSSSDSNSQSSTAVVTPSPLSSPSFSNCKGQSNTCSELPLVRKRVSSSPAAPSSSPNSQLHLHVANGDPAPRTHPPFCTSRFRSRLFCRFCYRKFIHLKRLRSHEQVCQQALKSLAKDSLGSSTTLTVEKDEMPSEPSRLQNLLAPLTDLRAPRPGQAQRRTFPCSVCKRTYVTLSSLKRHENVHSWRRMYPCHYCNKVFALAEYRSKHEIWHTGERRYQCIFCLETFMTYYILKNHQKTFHGIDSQMLLNRKSPNSSFSSGAYPIKLYRLLPMTFRKRRNTYSRTVLEMAECRDQTSPTHSSSGFSPAASEDSSLINSGSVGVGRSLFSMPMTFMATPKVAAPVQPFFPIVEGNSQTDLKTTEIQKSHAEGPSQSSGMACTATGSNSSSAGGRDSLPDWSEGNRLGQPSTHKGKAVTYIAKPACAGPGVDSKVPPLCQITVKIGSEAIVRRRIKGSSLFPRKKKRACRSPVEEHHRDPRRQTVGRMSSRQRTNATYITETETYDDLTYRDTLWRPYYSYKPKKKMNSMKSGKRAKTQHGGLKNPEVTSDPMSVEDQTEKSTSMKHSLSSLCDPAGSTECVQQTTFKCERCKSPFSLCCTHHVSRPEWNSMSTSPSLMESAK, from the exons ATGATAACG ATGGCGCTAGTCTCCCAAAGCATGGCAGGCCTAATGGACAGCACGCACAGCCAGTGTCTCCTCAGTTCCCTGAGCGAGCAGCGCACAAGAGGCTTGTTCTGTGACATCACCATCGTGGTGGAAGACGTGAAGTTCAAGGCCCACAGAAATGTGTTGGCGGCCTCCAGCGGGTATTTCCAGAATGCTTTCGCTTCCACAAAGGCGCTTGGGCCAGCTACCCAAGTGTTTGAGTTGCTGGACCTTAAGTCTGAAGTGTTTGCCTCCATTCTCAACTTCATATACAGTTCCACAGTGGCTCCTCTCGACAATGAAGGCTTCCAGTCCTTGGTGGCAGCTGGTAAAAGGCTGGGCATCCCCTTCCTGGAGAAGTTGCGGGTGCAAGAGAGCTCCAGTTCCACTGGTCCCACCCGGGCAACCAGTCCCATGTGGACACAGCCACCCCCAGGCCCACATATGATGAAACAGGAGGTACTGGATTCTGGCAGTGGTCCAAGGATCACTAATGCCTTTTCCATCACAGAGGGGGGAGCTGGCAGCAACCCGATATCTTCCCTCCAAATAAAGAATGATGGGAAGAGGCAGTCTGGTCATAGCACTGCCCGCTGCTTGAACATGACTGTTCCCCAAAGTGGTTCCCTGCAGATCCTGGTAGACCACTCGTACGCACTAAGCCCAGTCCGCCGGCTGGCCCCGCACAGTCAACCCAGTGGTGTGAAGGAGGGTCAAAAGGCCATGGAACTATCCTCTCCGCCAGCCAGCCAACGCTGCAGTGTGCCCATCTGTAGCCGCAACGTCGCAGAAAAAGCAACGGGCATCTCGGTGCCAGCCTCATCCTCGTCGGACTCCAACAGCCAGAGTAGTACTGCAGTTGTAACCCCTTCCCCCTTGTCCTCTCCATCTTTCTCAAACTGCAAAGGCCAGAGCAACACATGCTCTGAGCTTCCTCTGGTCAGGAAGAGAGTAAGCTCGAGTCCAGCAGCACCGTCTTCCAGCCCAAATAGCCAGCTTCACCTCCACGTAGCCAACGGAGACCCTGCCCCCCGCACCCACCCGCCGTTCTGCACAAGTAGGTTCAGGAGCCGCTTGTTCTGCAGGTTTTGCTATCGGAAATTCATACACTTAAAGCGGCTGCGCAGCCACGAGCAGGTGTGCCAGCAAGCCCTGAAGTCTTTAGCCAAGGACAGTCTCGGCAGCAGCACGACGCTGACCGTGGAAAAGGATGAGATGCCTTCAGAGCCTTCTCGTCTCCAAAACCTTCTTGCACCTTTGACAGATCTGAGAGCTCCCCGACCAGGACAAGCACAGAGGAGAACATTTCCTTGCAGCGTGTGTAAACGCACCTATGTGACCCTCTCCAGCCTGAAGAGGCATGAGAACGTCCACTCCTGGCGTAGGATGTACCCGTGTCACTACTGCAACAAAGTGTTTGCCCTGGCCGAGTACCGCAGCAAGCACGAGATCTGGCACACGGGGGAGCGGCGCTACCAGTGCATCTTCTGCTTGGAGACCTTCATGACCTACTACATCCTGAAGAACCATCAGAAGACCTTCCATGGGATTGACTCCCAGATGCTGCTGAACAGAAAGTCGCCCAACAGCAGCTTCAGTTCCGGTGCATATCCCATCAAGCTCTACAGACTCCTGCCTATGACGTTCAGGAAGAGGCGTAACACGTACAGCCGGACCGTGTTAGAAATGGCTGAATGCCGTGATCAGACGTCACCTACCCACTCAAGCTCCGGCTTCTCTCCAGCTGCCTCGGAGGACAGCAGCTTGATCAACAGCGGCAGCGTCGGTGTCGGACGGTCGTTGTTCTCCATGCCGATGACTTTCATGGCCACTCCAAAGGTGGCTGCCCCAGTTCAACCATTTTTTCCCATAGTAGAAGGGAACTCGCAGACAGATCTCAAAACCACAGAGATCCAAAAGTCTCATGCTGAAGGCCCCTCACAGTCTTCTGGGATGGCTTGCACAGCAACAGGAAGCAACAGTAGCAGTGCTGGTGGTAGGGATAGTTTACCAGACTGGTCAGAGGGAAACAGGTTAGGGCAACCTTCCACACACAAAGGCAAGGCTGTGACCTACATTGCCAAACCCGCGTGTGCAGGTCCTGGGGTTGATAGCAAGGTTCCCCCACTCTGCCAGATCACAGTGAAAATCGGAAGTGAGGCAATTGTGCGTCGCAGAATAAAAGGTTCTTCCTTGTTCCCCAGAAAGAAGAAGAGGGCCTGCAGAAGTCCTGTGGAGGAACATCACAGAGATCCCAGAAGGCAGACAGTAGGTAGGATGAGTTCACGGCAGAGGACTAATGCAACATACataacagaaacagaaacataCGATGACCTGACTTATCGCGACACACTATGGCGCCCCTATTATTCCTACAAACCTAAAAAGAAGATGAACAGCATGAAGTCAGGAAAGAGGGCAAAAACCCAGCATGGAGGCCTCAAGAATCCAGAGGTAACTTCAGACCCCATGTCTGTAGAAGATCAAACAGAGAAGAGCACCAGCATGAAGCATAGCTTATCGTCTTTGTGTGACCCAGCAGGGAGTACGGAATGTGTCCAGCAGACAACATTCAAATGTGAGCGCTGCAAAAGCCCTTTCTCTCTTTGCTGTACGCACCATGTCAGTAGGCCAGAGTGGAATTCAATGTCTACTTCTCCATCCCTAATGGAGTCGGCTAAATGA
- the LOC111836634 gene encoding zinc finger and BTB domain-containing protein 38-like isoform X5 has product MALVSQSMAGLMDSTHSQCLLSSLSEQRTRGLFCDITIVVEDVKFKAHRNVLAASSGYFQNAFASTKALGPATQVFELLDLKSEVFASILNFIYSSTVAPLDNEGFQSLVAAGKRLGIPFLEKLRVQESSSSTGPTRATSPMWTQPPPGPHMMKQEVLDSGSGPRITNAFSITEGGAGSNPISSLQIKNDGKRQSGHSTARCLNMTVPQSGSLQILVDHSYALSPVRRLAPHSQPSGVKEGQKAMELSSPPASQRCSVPICSRNVAEKATGISVPASSSSDSNSQSSTAVVTPSPLSSPSFSNCKGQSNTCSELPLVRKRVSSSPAAPSSSPNSQLHLHVANGDPAPRTHPPFCTSRFRSRLFCRFCYRKFIHLKRLRSHEQVCQQALKSLAKDSLGSSTTLTVEKDEMPSEPSRLQNLLAPLTDLRAPRPGQAQRRTFPCSVCKRTYVTLSSLKRHENVHSWRRMYPCHYCNKVFALAEYRSKHEIWHTGERRYQCIFCLETFMTYYILKNHQKTFHGIDSQMLLNRKSPNSSFSSGAYPIKLYRLLPMTFRKRRNTYSRTVLEMAECRDQTSPTHSSSGFSPAASEDSSLINSGSVGVGRSLFSMPMTFMATPKVAAPVQPFFPIVEGNSQTDLKTTEIQKSHAEGPSQSSGMACTATGSNSSSAGGRDSLPDWSEGNRLGQPSTHKGKAVTYIAKPACAGPGVDSKVPPLCQITVKIGSEAIVRRRIKGSSLFPRKKKRACRSPVEEHHRDPRRQTVGRMSSRQRTNATYITETETYDDLTYRDTLWRPYYSYKPKKKMNSMKSGKRAKTQHGGLKNPEVTSDPMSVEDQTEKSTSMKHSLSSLCDPAGSTECVQQTTFKCERCKSPFSLCCTHHVSRPEWNSMSTSPSLMESAK; this is encoded by the coding sequence ATGGCGCTAGTCTCCCAAAGCATGGCAGGCCTAATGGACAGCACGCACAGCCAGTGTCTCCTCAGTTCCCTGAGCGAGCAGCGCACAAGAGGCTTGTTCTGTGACATCACCATCGTGGTGGAAGACGTGAAGTTCAAGGCCCACAGAAATGTGTTGGCGGCCTCCAGCGGGTATTTCCAGAATGCTTTCGCTTCCACAAAGGCGCTTGGGCCAGCTACCCAAGTGTTTGAGTTGCTGGACCTTAAGTCTGAAGTGTTTGCCTCCATTCTCAACTTCATATACAGTTCCACAGTGGCTCCTCTCGACAATGAAGGCTTCCAGTCCTTGGTGGCAGCTGGTAAAAGGCTGGGCATCCCCTTCCTGGAGAAGTTGCGGGTGCAAGAGAGCTCCAGTTCCACTGGTCCCACCCGGGCAACCAGTCCCATGTGGACACAGCCACCCCCAGGCCCACATATGATGAAACAGGAGGTACTGGATTCTGGCAGTGGTCCAAGGATCACTAATGCCTTTTCCATCACAGAGGGGGGAGCTGGCAGCAACCCGATATCTTCCCTCCAAATAAAGAATGATGGGAAGAGGCAGTCTGGTCATAGCACTGCCCGCTGCTTGAACATGACTGTTCCCCAAAGTGGTTCCCTGCAGATCCTGGTAGACCACTCGTACGCACTAAGCCCAGTCCGCCGGCTGGCCCCGCACAGTCAACCCAGTGGTGTGAAGGAGGGTCAAAAGGCCATGGAACTATCCTCTCCGCCAGCCAGCCAACGCTGCAGTGTGCCCATCTGTAGCCGCAACGTCGCAGAAAAAGCAACGGGCATCTCGGTGCCAGCCTCATCCTCGTCGGACTCCAACAGCCAGAGTAGTACTGCAGTTGTAACCCCTTCCCCCTTGTCCTCTCCATCTTTCTCAAACTGCAAAGGCCAGAGCAACACATGCTCTGAGCTTCCTCTGGTCAGGAAGAGAGTAAGCTCGAGTCCAGCAGCACCGTCTTCCAGCCCAAATAGCCAGCTTCACCTCCACGTAGCCAACGGAGACCCTGCCCCCCGCACCCACCCGCCGTTCTGCACAAGTAGGTTCAGGAGCCGCTTGTTCTGCAGGTTTTGCTATCGGAAATTCATACACTTAAAGCGGCTGCGCAGCCACGAGCAGGTGTGCCAGCAAGCCCTGAAGTCTTTAGCCAAGGACAGTCTCGGCAGCAGCACGACGCTGACCGTGGAAAAGGATGAGATGCCTTCAGAGCCTTCTCGTCTCCAAAACCTTCTTGCACCTTTGACAGATCTGAGAGCTCCCCGACCAGGACAAGCACAGAGGAGAACATTTCCTTGCAGCGTGTGTAAACGCACCTATGTGACCCTCTCCAGCCTGAAGAGGCATGAGAACGTCCACTCCTGGCGTAGGATGTACCCGTGTCACTACTGCAACAAAGTGTTTGCCCTGGCCGAGTACCGCAGCAAGCACGAGATCTGGCACACGGGGGAGCGGCGCTACCAGTGCATCTTCTGCTTGGAGACCTTCATGACCTACTACATCCTGAAGAACCATCAGAAGACCTTCCATGGGATTGACTCCCAGATGCTGCTGAACAGAAAGTCGCCCAACAGCAGCTTCAGTTCCGGTGCATATCCCATCAAGCTCTACAGACTCCTGCCTATGACGTTCAGGAAGAGGCGTAACACGTACAGCCGGACCGTGTTAGAAATGGCTGAATGCCGTGATCAGACGTCACCTACCCACTCAAGCTCCGGCTTCTCTCCAGCTGCCTCGGAGGACAGCAGCTTGATCAACAGCGGCAGCGTCGGTGTCGGACGGTCGTTGTTCTCCATGCCGATGACTTTCATGGCCACTCCAAAGGTGGCTGCCCCAGTTCAACCATTTTTTCCCATAGTAGAAGGGAACTCGCAGACAGATCTCAAAACCACAGAGATCCAAAAGTCTCATGCTGAAGGCCCCTCACAGTCTTCTGGGATGGCTTGCACAGCAACAGGAAGCAACAGTAGCAGTGCTGGTGGTAGGGATAGTTTACCAGACTGGTCAGAGGGAAACAGGTTAGGGCAACCTTCCACACACAAAGGCAAGGCTGTGACCTACATTGCCAAACCCGCGTGTGCAGGTCCTGGGGTTGATAGCAAGGTTCCCCCACTCTGCCAGATCACAGTGAAAATCGGAAGTGAGGCAATTGTGCGTCGCAGAATAAAAGGTTCTTCCTTGTTCCCCAGAAAGAAGAAGAGGGCCTGCAGAAGTCCTGTGGAGGAACATCACAGAGATCCCAGAAGGCAGACAGTAGGTAGGATGAGTTCACGGCAGAGGACTAATGCAACATACataacagaaacagaaacataCGATGACCTGACTTATCGCGACACACTATGGCGCCCCTATTATTCCTACAAACCTAAAAAGAAGATGAACAGCATGAAGTCAGGAAAGAGGGCAAAAACCCAGCATGGAGGCCTCAAGAATCCAGAGGTAACTTCAGACCCCATGTCTGTAGAAGATCAAACAGAGAAGAGCACCAGCATGAAGCATAGCTTATCGTCTTTGTGTGACCCAGCAGGGAGTACGGAATGTGTCCAGCAGACAACATTCAAATGTGAGCGCTGCAAAAGCCCTTTCTCTCTTTGCTGTACGCACCATGTCAGTAGGCCAGAGTGGAATTCAATGTCTACTTCTCCATCCCTAATGGAGTCGGCTAAATGA